The sequence CCCTTTTGTCTCAGTCAGATAATTCCTCCTTGCTAGTTAGTTTCTGCCAATCAATCTAACTCTTACAACAGAAAAAAAGcagggaaaaaaataaaaataaataaataagtaaataaataaatttgattCATGACTTTGGTTCTGTAAGAATAACATCAAAATCACTAAGAGTCCACTCTGCTACTTCATCTTTTGTGCTGACAAATATCTCAGTTCCAGTATCCACAGAAGTCCATATTCTTTTAGCAGGAGCTGTTCCAGGATCCTATACCAACATAAATTAAAACATGCCCATTATTCATTTTTCTATTATGTAACAAAACATAAACTCAAATAACATTAACATACCTGATAGAAGTATAGTCTACTTGAAAGACCACCAACATCAAGTTCCCAAGTTCTTGGATCTCCAACCCAACCATCTCCTTTTTTTGTTGGATAGCCATAATCACCCCATATAGGGTGAGGCAACAACTGAACAATCTCTTGTGCTTGAGGATTGCTATAAGGATCACAAGTTTTAACAGGTTGCTCTAATTGTTGAGCATTACCAGGAGCACAGTAAAAGTGATAAGCAGAATAGGGGAAATTTTCAGTGTCATTTCTATGGATTTTCTTGTTGTCTGGTGTGATATGAAATGGAGGGCAATTTTCCAAACCCTTTGGGCTGCACCAGGCTGGTGTTTCAGGATTTATGATCATCTCACTGTATCTGGTTACATCAGTTAGGACATCTCCATCACAAGGAGCACCATTGTTCTTCCAGCAGCTACCTATGTCTAACAGGTAGAACTGGCTCTTGGGACCCCCACCCTTTTTGATATCTAAGCTCAACTTgaccttaaaatttggtgattctGGAAGCTGAAACATGGACTCAAATGGTTAATAATAGTGCCTAATCATCCAACttataattattataaataaaaacaaGCGGTTGTAAATGTTCTTAGAGCAGACATTAAATGTGTTCTAAAAACATGAAAGTATGGAACGAAATTGAGCAACTTTAccaaattttatggtttattgaaCACAGAGAAGATAAATTAAGCTATATACTTACAATTTTAAGCATTCCTCTTGTGTCATAATGATACCCTCCAGAGAATCCTGTGGTTGCATCAGCTCTAAGGTACAGCATCAACCATGGATATTTCTTTGAAGTTCTGAGCTTATGTTTGAAGATCCAACTCCCAGAATCATCAACTTTCTTCTCCCACACAACTTCATAGTAAGACAAGCCATCTTTCTCACCCTTGCAATCAGAATCCAAATCATATGTACCATGAAACATTCCATGCATTGTTCCATTTTTTATCCTTGTTTGTTGATGACACAAGATGGGTTGGTTCATGCACCCTTTCCCAAAGCAAGGAAACCTCCCATGACTACCAAAAGGTGGAACCTTTCTCCCATCCATGGGACACAAACCAGAGCTTGTGTCATAGTTTCCATTCTTCAGCATTATCATCCAAAATTGCCAAGGCTTTGGTGTGTCTTCAACTTCACACAATGAACCAAGATACAGTTCTTTTTCAACAGCATAAAGGTCTGTGTTGTTTATATCAATTGAATCTGATTTTATACCAGGAATTGGTTTTCCAACCCCAAGTTTGTTATCATCTTTTGTTACCTTGTGTTTGAGAGAATCTGTGATAACATTACAACCAATGCATCATAAAATTTAGAACCAGATTCTTTAACCAAAGACAAAAAGATCTATATTTTGTTGTGTGAATTGGACTTACTTGAAAGATCAAAGCAATCAGCAGCTCTTGGGCTACCCATGTGAGGAGCTTCTTCCCCAACCTCATTGCAGAAATTCCAAGCTTCAAATGCTACTCTCAGTTCATTTCTCTTCATTCCTGGATCTCCTACTGCAGAAACATGATTCTCACTCTCTGCTACTGTTGAGAGATCAAAGAAGCTGAACACAATAAGAACATTCATCAACACAAACAACCTATGCAACTGCTTATCCATAATTATCATGTGTGCCTCAAAATTAGAGCACACTAGACAATGGATATAGGGTCTAATGTAGCATTTCATTACGGTGGTTTTGCTTTTGAAGGATCTTCTTgttataaatactaaataaaataagttattattacttttgatttgaattttaaataaaaataaaattaaatattttattttatttaaatctataaaatttagtaaaaatcaataattaaatataaatgaaAATTTTGGTATTTGAAGTAAGATAAAGATTCAGTATATTTTGGTCGAGAAAGATCAAAAGAATTACAAGAACTAAATTATCTCAATTATGCTCATAAATTCAAATACATTTTGACACTCCTaactttttttataatttaatatgaATAATCTTAAGATAAaagaatctaaaaaaaaaaatattcatcacTTGGTACTTTTATCTCCAGCATTATTTATAAGGACAATTCCTCAGATACCTAACCATTTTACGTTTCTAGTTTCTACTgctttttaagttttttattttgtgaaggACTTGTTTTTATTGTCTACAAATTAAAATTTGGTGTATCATTTTTGTCATTTTAAGGAATTAATTAAAGGGTCCCAACTATATGTAGAAATTATATTCcaattttcatattaaaaaaaatatcactCCATAAAATCTTGTACCTATAAGTGGGTGAAtgaaaataatgagaatgattttATTGAtgttaaactaatttaattagatttaattgaaaaagaactTGTACCTATAATATTACTCCATGAAAAACCTAAAACAGATTCTCATGTAACTCA is a genomic window of Arachis ipaensis cultivar K30076 chromosome B06, Araip1.1, whole genome shotgun sequence containing:
- the LOC107646023 gene encoding uncharacterized protein LOC107646023 — its product is MKCYIRPYIHCLVCSNFEAHMIIMDKQLHRLFVLMNVLIVFSFFDLSTVAESENHVSAVGDPGMKRNELRVAFEAWNFCNEVGEEAPHMGSPRAADCFDLSNSLKHKVTKDDNKLGVGKPIPGIKSDSIDINNTDLYAVEKELYLGSLCEVEDTPKPWQFWMIMLKNGNYDTSSGLCPMDGRKVPPFGSHGRFPCFGKGCMNQPILCHQQTRIKNGTMHGMFHGTYDLDSDCKGEKDGLSYYEVVWEKKVDDSGSWIFKHKLRTSKKYPWLMLYLRADATTGFSGGYHYDTRGMLKILPESPNFKVKLSLDIKKGGGPKSQFYLLDIGSCWKNNGAPCDGDVLTDVTRYSEMIINPETPAWCSPKGLENCPPFHITPDNKKIHRNDTENFPYSAYHFYCAPGNAQQLEQPVKTCDPYSNPQAQEIVQLLPHPIWGDYGYPTKKGDGWVGDPRTWELDVGGLSSRLYFYQDPGTAPAKRIWTSVDTGTEIFVSTKDEVAEWTLSDFDVILTEPKS